One Diadema setosum chromosome 8, eeDiaSeto1, whole genome shotgun sequence genomic window carries:
- the LOC140231764 gene encoding uncharacterized protein: MANREDSRPISSTEAINSSTGVTISGVASSPTEGDSSAAANSPTEGDSSAVANSPTEGDSSAVAHSPTEGDSSAVANSPTEGDSSTVANSPTEGDSSTVANSPTEGDSSTVANSPTEGDSSAVANSPTEGDSSTVANSPTEGDSSAVANSPTGNSTLAEANISTGANSSFENNSSTEVASSDIQTGPDSMIRANFVTTTDCSDEGPAKVSISVCTASPESSVQGLINLLRSWQRANPELIAEVKFHPLPYNDIDEYKFKDSDPVDVMILCHSIFNRRFAITDVMDALYDEYLDYCNTVIGKGKMVVIAHDFKSISDDANSSRQASFKITQPKAFETTSLAITCGNLAQKEPEIRQEDRDLLWSFMQDAVQYPREMKPESNLLNICNECKSKIKRKLQDANRFQGESQEGAGTSSKCQRQKGHTAGDVKMPEKLNREAESTDVSISVCSSSPKSSVQGLLDLLHSWQRANPELIAKVKFHPLPYNDIDKYEFKSDDPVDVMILCHSILDRGFSITNVLNALYDNYLDHCSKVIGKEKMAVIAHDFKSIDDAANSSRQASFKIKQPKACEATSLAIMCGNLAQKRPEIRQEDSAALWRFIQSAVQYPREMRLESSAGSKFNEFKSMVSSKAQNAIKALKSMAPWDKQSKGETKTPVEEPGSVV, translated from the exons ATGGCGAATCGGGAGGACAGCCGTCCCATCTCCTCGACAGAGGCTATTAACTCCTCGACAGGAGTTACCATCTCAGGTGTTGCTAGTTCCCCGACTGAAGGTGACTCCTCAGCTGCTGCTAACTCCCCGACTGAAGGTGACTCCTCAGCTGTTGCTAACTCCCCGACTGAAGGTGACTCCTCAGCTGTTGCTCACTCCCCGACTGAAGGCGACTCCTCAGCTGTTGCTAACTCCCCGACTGAAGGCGACTCCTCAACTGTTGCTAACTCCCCGACTGAAGGCGACTCCTCAACTGTTGCTAACTCCCCGACTGAAGGCGACTCCTCAACTGTTGCTAACTCCCCGACTGAAGGTGACTCCTCAGCTGTTGCTAACTCCCCGACTGAAGGCGACTCCTCAACTGTTGCTAACTCCCCGACTGAAGGTGACTCCTCAGCTGTTGCTAACTCCCCGACTGGGAATAGCACCTTGGCAGAGGCTAACATCTCGACTGGGGCTAACTCCTCTTTTGAGAATAACTCCTCGACTGAGGTTGCCTCCTCGGATATCCAGACTGGACCTGACTCTATGATTAGGGCCAACTTTGTAACTACCACTGACTGCTCAGATGAAGGCCCTGCTAAAG TCTCCATTTCTGTGTGTACAGCGTCACCCGAGTCGTCTGTCCAGGGATTAATTAATCTCTTGCGCAGCTGGCAGAGGGCAAACCCCGAGCTGATCGCCGAGGTGAAGTTCCATCCGTTGCCGTACAACGACATCGACGAGTACAAATTCAAAGACAGCGACCCTGTGGATGTGATGATTCTGTGCCATTCCATCTTCAACCGCAGATTCGCCATTACAGACGTCATGGACGCCCTCTATGATGAATATCTCGATTATTGTAACACCGTGATAG GTAAAGGGAAGATGGTCGTGATAGCGCACGATTTTAAAAGCATCAGCGATGACGCTAATTCCTCCCGCCAGGCTTCTTTTAAGATTACGCAACCCAAGGCATTTGAAACTACCAGCTTGGCTATCACGTGCGGGAATCTCGCCCAAAAGGAGCCGGAGATAAGACAGGAGGATAGGGACTTGCTCTGGTCGTTCATGCAGGATGCTGTGCAATACCCCCGGGAAATGAAGCCAGAATCAAATTTGCTGAACATATGTAATGAATGCAAATCCAAGATTAAAAGAAAACTACAAGATG CTAATCGTTTCCAAGGCGAATCACAGGAAGGCGCGGGAACTTCTAGCAAATGCCAAAGGCAAAAGGGCCACACCGCCGGGGATGTAAAAATGCCGGAGAAACTAAATCGGGAGGCTGAATCCACTGATGTCTCCATTTCTGTGTGTTCATCGTCACCCAAGTCGTCTGTTCAGGGACTGCTTGATCTCCTGCACAGCTGGCAGAGGGCAAACCCCGAGCTAATCGCCAAGGTGAAGTTCCATCCGTTGCCGTACAACGATATCGACAAGTATGAATTCAAATCCGACGACCCTGTGGATGTGATGATTCTGTGTCACTCAATCTTAGACCGCGGATTTTCCATCACAAACGTCCTGAATGCCCTTTACGACAATTACCTGGATCATTGTTCCAAAGTGATAG gtaaagAGAAGATGGCCGTGATCGCGCACGATTTCAAAAGTATCGACGATGCCGCCAATTCTTCCCGCCAGGCTTCTTTTAAGATTAAGCAGCCTAAGGCATGTGAAGCTACCAGCTTGGCTATCATGTGCGGGAATCTCGCCCAAAAGAGGCCGGAGATAAGACAGGAGGACAGCGCCGCGTTGTGGCGGTTCATTCAGAGTGCTGTGCAATACCCCAGGGAAATGAGGCTAGAATCAAGTGCGGGTAGCAAATTCAATGAATTCAAATCCATGGTTTCATCCAAAGCACAAAATG CTATTAAAGCCTTGAAATCCATGGCACCTTGGGACAAGCAGTCAAAAGGAGAAACTAAGACGCCGGTGGAAGAGCCAGGTTCGGTTGTCTAA